The genomic region GCCCGCGCTGCTGCGTGCCGAGCTGGCCAAGCCCGGCTATGTCTGCAAGCCGATCGCGTTCGGGACGAACACCGATCCCTATCAGCCGATCGAGCGCGAGTGGCGGATCACGCGCGGCTGCATCGAAGTGCTTGCCGAGCACGACCATCCGCTGACGATCACGACCAAATCGGATCGGGTGTGCCGCGATCTCGACCTGCTGGCGCCGATGGCCGCGAAGGGGCTGGTGGGCGTGATGCTGTCGGTCACTTCGCTCGATCCGAAGGTGGCGCGGACGGTGGAACCGCGCGCGCCGCATCCCGAAAAGCGGCTGGCGGCGGTGCGGCGGCTGGCGGATGCTGGCGTGCCGGTGTTCGTGTCGATCTCGCCGGTGATCCCGATGATCACCGATCACGAGCTGGAGCATCTGATCGAGCGCGCCGCGCAAGCCGGGGCGAAGGCGGCGTTCTTCATCCCCGTGCGGCTGCCGCACGAAGTGGCGCCGCTGTTTCGCGCCTGGCTCGACACGCATTTTCCCGATCGTGCGGGCAAGGTGATGGCGACGATCCAGTCGCTGCGCGGCGGGCGCGACAATGATCC from Sphingosinithalassobacter sp. CS137 harbors:
- a CDS encoding PA0069 family radical SAM protein, translated to MFWSVMSTLSGRGATENAASARFNLPQRAADGDWLDMREEVDGAPPPLRTSVTVEKPKTILTRNQSPDVPFERSVNPYRGCEHGCIYCFARPSHAYHDLSPGLDFETKLFAKPDAPALLRAELAKPGYVCKPIAFGTNTDPYQPIEREWRITRGCIEVLAEHDHPLTITTKSDRVCRDLDLLAPMAAKGLVGVMLSVTSLDPKVARTVEPRAPHPEKRLAAVRRLADAGVPVFVSISPVIPMITDHELEHLIERAAQAGAKAAFFIPVRLPHEVAPLFRAWLDTHFPDRAGKVMATIQSLRGGRDNDPNFGSRMRGQGVWADLLRTRFHIACRRHGLGGERFNVRTDLFRPPRGAQGELFG